Proteins encoded in a region of the Paenibacillus sp. E222 genome:
- a CDS encoding YfiT family bacillithiol transferase encodes MDTNKQYPIGQFSPRHNLTCKERSNLIHQIPLITNTLNKIYKSLDSDQLNTPYRPDGWTINQIIHHLADNDMNAYIRFKRALTEDEPLANSYREDLWAELIDYRNIPIENSIRLLEILHERFIILLNNLTPDDFQRKLRTQVLGVITLDIALQRFIWHNRHHTAQIESLIISKGW; translated from the coding sequence GTGGACACAAATAAGCAGTATCCCATTGGACAATTTAGTCCACGTCATAACCTAACTTGTAAAGAACGATCAAATTTAATTCATCAGATTCCACTAATTACAAATACCTTAAATAAAATATACAAGAGCCTTGACTCTGATCAACTAAATACACCTTATCGTCCTGATGGGTGGACTATAAATCAAATCATTCATCATCTAGCTGATAATGATATGAATGCCTATATCAGGTTTAAGAGGGCATTAACTGAAGATGAGCCGCTAGCCAATTCATATCGAGAAGACCTATGGGCAGAACTCATAGATTACAGGAATATACCAATTGAAAATTCAATTCGACTGCTAGAAATACTCCACGAACGCTTTATTATTCTTCTCAATAATCTAACTCCTGATGACTTTCAGAGGAAGCTAAGAACCCAAGTTCTAGGCGTAATAACATTAGATATAGCACTTCAAAGGTTTATATGGCATAACCGCCATCACACTGCACAAATTGAATCACTAATCATATCAAAAGGTTGGTAA
- a CDS encoding histidine phosphatase family protein, with translation MKTIIYMVRHGESPYNEGNERTRGLTPKGKIDIEKVTKLLIGEGIDMIISSPYTRAILSVEGLAENLKLDIKVFEDLRERHFASYNIENAELMSSIRESFNDFDYTLPGGESNADCQKRAISVLKPFLKENRGKKIAIGTHGLVMTLMMNHFDSAFGLEFLNQLKKPDIYKMQFEDLELEEVTRMWND, from the coding sequence ATGAAGACAATTATCTATATGGTTAGGCATGGAGAATCACCATACAACGAAGGAAATGAAAGAACAAGAGGGCTTACCCCAAAAGGAAAGATCGATATTGAAAAAGTAACGAAGTTACTTATAGGTGAAGGAATAGACATGATTATATCAAGTCCTTATACTCGAGCAATTCTGAGTGTTGAGGGATTGGCCGAAAACTTAAAGTTAGATATTAAAGTATTTGAAGATCTTAGAGAACGACATTTTGCATCTTATAATATTGAAAATGCAGAGTTAATGTCTAGTATCAGAGAGAGTTTTAACGATTTTGATTATACCTTGCCGGGTGGAGAGTCCAACGCTGATTGTCAGAAAAGAGCAATCTCAGTTCTAAAACCCTTTCTAAAAGAGAACAGAGGGAAGAAAATAGCCATCGGAACTCATGGTCTTGTAATGACTTTGATGATGAATCATTTTGATTCAGCTTTTGGTTTGGAGTTTTTGAATCAATTAAAGAAACCAGATATTTATAAAATGCAATTCGAAGACTTAGAATTAGAAGAAGTAACAAGAATGTGGAATGATTAG
- a CDS encoding 2'-5' RNA ligase family protein, with product MYAVELFFNKEFDEYVRKVWMHFDKEGISHFMNRFENLSPHITLAVYKDISNLEGFKEKLQIYFDNVSPLRLRFDIVATFPTSGTIFLAPTITDELQRIHKDYYKKLDKYNNQASIYYSPNQWNPHCTLGTQLSREAIAKGIHDVVNEFEPMEGIIERMSLVRIELSEEGNRNITIFEQSFVS from the coding sequence TTGTATGCTGTAGAATTATTCTTCAACAAAGAATTCGATGAATACGTCAGAAAAGTATGGATGCATTTTGACAAAGAGGGAATCAGTCATTTTATGAATAGATTTGAGAACTTAAGTCCCCATATCACGCTTGCTGTATATAAGGATATATCCAATTTGGAAGGATTTAAAGAAAAACTGCAAATCTATTTTGATAATGTTTCTCCTCTTCGTTTACGATTTGATATCGTAGCTACCTTTCCGACCTCGGGAACGATATTTTTAGCGCCGACCATAACGGACGAACTTCAACGTATACATAAGGACTATTATAAGAAGTTAGACAAATATAATAATCAAGCGAGTATATATTATAGCCCAAATCAATGGAATCCACATTGTACCCTGGGAACACAATTAAGTAGAGAAGCGATCGCTAAGGGAATTCATGATGTAGTAAATGAATTTGAACCTATGGAAGGAATCATAGAAAGAATGAGTTTAGTGAGGATTGAACTGTCAGAAGAAGGGAACAGAAATATAACCATATTTGAACAATCTTTTGTGAGTTAA
- a CDS encoding acetamidase/formamidase family protein, whose protein sequence is MVVHKIELSQESLIGSFTKEVTPILSVSSGDSIRFETLDAGWGTGKSNSERRKPFSRKEKMDGGHAMVGPIYIEGAKKGMTLEVEFNDIIPGQYGFTAAGQYPNWQNQKLHLTEYKEISLDWKLDNKSMVGVCEINGNSFSVSLRQFMGVIGMPPDDIGIHSTWPPLYFGGNMDCKELVKGSKLYLPISVDGGYLAIGDGHALQGDGEISCQAIECPMEVVDITVNLIEGIDLLNPRAIGLLLGFMKILMKQPFKL, encoded by the coding sequence ATGGTAGTGCACAAAATTGAATTATCCCAAGAATCACTAATTGGTTCATTTACTAAAGAAGTAACTCCTATCCTTTCGGTGTCATCGGGTGATTCCATACGTTTTGAAACATTAGACGCAGGTTGGGGTACCGGGAAAAGTAATAGTGAAAGAAGGAAGCCATTTTCAAGAAAAGAGAAAATGGATGGAGGTCACGCCATGGTGGGACCTATTTATATTGAAGGTGCTAAGAAAGGCATGACTTTAGAGGTTGAGTTTAATGATATTATACCTGGGCAATATGGTTTTACTGCTGCAGGTCAATATCCTAATTGGCAAAACCAGAAGTTACATTTGACCGAATATAAGGAAATTAGCCTTGATTGGAAACTCGATAATAAATCCATGGTGGGAGTATGTGAAATCAATGGCAATTCCTTCTCAGTTTCGTTACGACAGTTCATGGGCGTTATTGGAATGCCTCCAGATGACATAGGAATTCACTCTACTTGGCCACCACTATATTTTGGTGGAAATATGGATTGTAAAGAGCTTGTGAAAGGCAGCAAATTGTATCTTCCTATTTCTGTCGATGGGGGTTACCTTGCTATTGGAGATGGACATGCTTTGCAAGGGGATGGAGAAATCAGTTGCCAAGCTATTGAATGTCCCATGGAAGTTGTTGATATAACTGTAAATTTGATTGAAGGGATAGATCTGTTAAACCCCCGAGCTATTGGGTTACTTTTGGGTTTCATGAAGATCTTAATGAAGCAACCGTTCAAGCTTTAG
- a CDS encoding histidine phosphatase family protein, whose product MATIALIRHGSTSWNKEGRAQGNSDISLDQDGINQAELLATRLRSEDWNHIYSSTLARAKQTALIVGSAIGVDIHLDDRLRERSGGLIEGTTEEERIEKWGTGWIELDLGLEPIEKVQKRGEEFLEEIMMKHQGEKVLVVSHGALIQFNFINLVPDFPTKDFGNTSITILKKIDNQWTCELHNCTKHLEGNIKEG is encoded by the coding sequence ATGGCGACTATAGCACTGATAAGGCATGGCAGCACGAGTTGGAATAAAGAAGGACGAGCACAGGGTAACTCTGATATTTCGCTGGATCAGGATGGGATTAATCAAGCAGAACTTTTAGCAACGAGATTAAGATCAGAAGATTGGAATCATATCTATTCAAGTACTTTAGCAAGAGCAAAGCAAACTGCTCTTATTGTAGGGAGTGCTATCGGAGTTGATATTCACCTTGATGATCGTCTTCGGGAAAGGTCCGGAGGATTGATTGAAGGTACTACTGAAGAGGAACGAATAGAAAAGTGGGGAACAGGTTGGATAGAATTAGATCTTGGACTTGAGCCGATTGAGAAAGTCCAAAAGAGAGGTGAAGAGTTTTTAGAAGAAATAATGATGAAGCACCAAGGTGAAAAGGTGTTGGTGGTTTCTCATGGTGCCTTAATTCAATTTAACTTTATCAATTTAGTTCCTGATTTTCCTACAAAAGATTTTGGCAATACATCAATAACTATTTTAAAGAAAATAGATAATCAATGGACATGTGAACTGCATAACTGTACCAAACATCTTGAGGGTAATATCAAAGAAGGCTAA
- a CDS encoding VOC family protein, translating into MNNLIENVDHVQIPVKDVDQAVGWYSEVLGLETLTVYPHAAWMKFNSGPVLMLHFSSKNDKTLWLSNDGFPMPSFMFLTKDIELLHTTLQTHDVKIRLYEDHGFGWVIKFTDPFGNELGAFQPKD; encoded by the coding sequence TTGAATAACTTGATTGAGAATGTTGATCATGTTCAAATACCTGTTAAAGACGTTGATCAGGCAGTAGGATGGTACAGTGAAGTGTTAGGGTTAGAAACACTGACAGTTTATCCTCACGCAGCATGGATGAAATTCAATTCAGGCCCCGTACTGATGCTTCACTTCAGTTCGAAAAATGATAAGACATTATGGTTGTCCAATGATGGTTTTCCTATGCCATCATTTATGTTTCTAACAAAGGACATTGAATTATTACACACAACGTTACAAACACATGATGTAAAGATAAGACTATATGAAGATCATGGGTTTGGATGGGTAATTAAGTTTACAGACCCATTTGGAAATGAGTTAGGGGCATTTCAACCAAAAGATTAA
- a CDS encoding lysozyme inhibitor LprI family protein, with the protein MKGKILFLFFITIMFSSCQNSSQSTTLNSETKIIMNSELPPDVVSTGNGTELKEITEGRSDPSNNDVLSMSIGNYELKGEFYDEMLRNPIDHDYEVEFNEAQNSKEIITAMGWGALESKYTEIWDKELNQIYKKLLSKLDREPREALIESQKEWLQYHLKETKFVEKTFINNGYLGSQGSVSLGTVIRERIKERTMQLFEYRYLLDGEVEFLYQSKK; encoded by the coding sequence ATGAAAGGTAAGATACTCTTCTTATTTTTTATTACGATAATGTTTTCATCTTGTCAAAATAGCAGTCAATCGACTACTTTGAATAGCGAAACTAAAATAATAATGAATTCTGAACTGCCTCCTGATGTAGTGAGTACAGGTAATGGAACTGAACTGAAAGAAATAACGGAAGGTCGATCAGATCCTTCTAACAATGATGTTTTATCCATGAGCATTGGGAACTATGAATTGAAAGGAGAATTTTATGATGAGATGCTTCGAAATCCTATAGATCATGATTATGAAGTGGAATTTAATGAAGCTCAAAATTCCAAAGAGATTATTACAGCAATGGGATGGGGGGCGTTGGAAAGCAAATATACAGAGATTTGGGATAAAGAGTTGAATCAAATATATAAAAAGCTTCTTTCTAAGTTGGATAGAGAACCAAGAGAAGCACTAATCGAATCGCAGAAAGAATGGTTACAGTATCACTTAAAGGAAACAAAATTTGTAGAGAAGACATTTATTAATAATGGTTACCTTGGATCACAAGGATCGGTAAGCCTAGGCACGGTTATACGGGAGAGAATTAAGGAAAGAACAATGCAATTATTTGAATATCGATATTTGCTAGATGGTGAAGTTGAGTTTTTATACCAAAGTAAAAAATAG
- a CDS encoding GrpB family protein, which yields MNTETLAEIFTNTLFFGGISRMSKKTIIIEDYNTEWSEMFSDLKSIIEHRLGDLVLRIEHVGSTAVPGLAAKPILDIDVVIDSMDLLPDVIQGLERLGYYHEGNLGVEHREAFARKDANVPYSIVKIQKPEHHLYVCNKESKELLRHISFRDALISNPEFVVEYANLKKELVIKYRENRQSYTDGKTEFVNKVLNECGKTL from the coding sequence GTGAATACAGAAACATTAGCTGAAATCTTCACAAATACTTTATTTTTTGGGGGCATCTCAAGAATGAGTAAAAAAACAATAATTATTGAAGATTACAACACTGAATGGTCTGAAATGTTTTCTGATCTGAAATCCATCATAGAACATAGACTCGGGGATCTAGTACTTAGAATTGAGCACGTTGGTAGTACAGCAGTACCTGGACTAGCGGCAAAACCTATTTTAGATATTGATGTAGTAATTGATTCTATGGACTTGCTTCCAGATGTAATTCAAGGATTAGAAAGATTAGGTTACTATCATGAAGGGAATTTGGGTGTTGAGCACAGAGAAGCTTTTGCAAGAAAAGATGCAAATGTTCCCTATAGTATAGTAAAAATACAGAAACCTGAACATCATTTATATGTTTGTAATAAAGAGAGCAAAGAGTTATTAAGACATATATCCTTCAGAGATGCATTAATTAGCAATCCCGAATTTGTAGTCGAATATGCCAATCTAAAGAAAGAACTGGTTATTAAATATAGAGAAAATCGCCAGTCTTATACGGATGGGAAGACCGAATTTGTAAATAAAGTACTTAATGAATGTGGAAAGACTTTGTAG
- a CDS encoding NUDIX hydrolase, which produces MIRVDVAYSLITDPTNSKILMVRNVDDSSDRWSLPGGAVERGEALDQAAIREAKEETGLDIKVHGIVAVNECKFPKKEEHVIFITFKGEVIGGNEEIVRPNEISEIAWIELEKAEKLMPYYKDGLRRLIDGYEITYFNEGNK; this is translated from the coding sequence ATGATCAGAGTCGATGTAGCTTATTCCTTAATTACTGATCCAACCAATTCCAAAATATTAATGGTAAGGAATGTAGATGATTCTAGTGACCGATGGTCACTTCCAGGCGGGGCTGTTGAAAGAGGAGAAGCATTAGACCAAGCAGCGATAAGGGAAGCTAAAGAAGAAACTGGACTAGATATTAAAGTTCATGGAATAGTGGCAGTAAATGAATGTAAATTTCCGAAAAAAGAAGAACATGTAATATTTATAACATTTAAAGGTGAGGTAATCGGTGGGAATGAAGAAATAGTTAGACCTAATGAAATTTCTGAGATAGCTTGGATTGAATTAGAGAAGGCTGAAAAATTAATGCCTTATTATAAAGATGGATTAAGAAGATTAATAGATGGATATGAAATAACATATTTTAACGAAGGCAATAAGTAA
- a CDS encoding alpha/beta fold hydrolase: MERYNKSVGKQLIYESYDKLLKSWGIDFEEKDIETTFGSTHIIRVGDPTLPPLLLFHGTADNSAMMWIYNIRMLSGKFFIIAVDAVGGSGKSEPNDNYYKHFNQIVWIDELLASSEIHRTNIAGVSYGAYLSYYYALKRPNKVEKAICMAGRIPSSQFEVISKMMTAFLPEALFPTEKNCKKLLRKLSGPNYSVFEENEDLMKHWYYLLKYFNNQSMMKHKIEIHANHEIFALKDKVLFLIGKYDRLSNYPKAIKRLEDNNIMYKIIEDAGHAINHEQADVINKEIIEFLK; the protein is encoded by the coding sequence ATGGAAAGATATAATAAATCAGTAGGTAAGCAATTGATTTATGAATCCTACGATAAATTACTAAAATCATGGGGAATCGATTTTGAAGAAAAGGATATTGAAACAACATTTGGTAGTACGCATATTATTAGAGTAGGAGACCCAACACTCCCTCCACTATTACTTTTTCATGGGACTGCTGATAATTCAGCAATGATGTGGATTTACAATATTAGAATGTTGTCGGGAAAATTCTTTATAATTGCTGTTGATGCTGTAGGAGGTTCAGGAAAAAGCGAACCAAATGACAATTATTATAAGCATTTCAATCAAATAGTATGGATTGACGAACTGTTAGCTAGCTCAGAAATACATAGAACAAATATTGCTGGGGTTTCTTATGGTGCATATTTATCTTATTATTACGCATTAAAGAGACCAAATAAAGTTGAAAAGGCGATATGCATGGCTGGAAGGATTCCTTCGAGTCAGTTTGAAGTTATATCCAAAATGATGACTGCATTTCTACCAGAAGCTTTATTTCCAACGGAGAAAAATTGCAAAAAGTTATTGAGAAAATTAAGTGGTCCAAACTATTCTGTCTTTGAAGAGAATGAAGATCTAATGAAGCATTGGTATTATTTGTTGAAATATTTTAACAATCAATCAATGATGAAGCACAAAATAGAAATACATGCGAATCATGAAATTTTTGCTCTAAAAGATAAGGTGTTATTCTTAATTGGCAAATACGATAGATTATCAAATTATCCGAAAGCAATTAAGAGATTAGAAGATAACAATATTATGTACAAGATCATTGAAGACGCTGGACATGCGATTAATCATGAACAAGCGGATGTTATAAACAAGGAAATAATAGAATTTTTGAAATAA
- a CDS encoding AAA family ATPase: protein MINGSFGSGKTSTSQKLQPLIPNSMIYDPEEIGYMLRKIITEDIYFEEERTDDFQDIELWRILVVQTAQELMNRYKKHLIVPMTIYKSKNFNYILNGFRSIDRDTFHFCLLASEETIKKRIEKRGDKFDVWYQKQTNAGVIAFKDIKFEEHIDTDNKETEEVIRIILRKISKINV from the coding sequence ATGATTAATGGGTCATTTGGATCCGGAAAGACCTCGACTTCTCAAAAGTTGCAGCCTCTAATACCTAATAGTATGATTTATGATCCTGAAGAAATTGGATATATGTTGAGAAAAATCATAACAGAAGACATCTACTTTGAAGAAGAACGAACTGATGATTTTCAGGATATAGAACTATGGAGAATACTTGTAGTACAGACAGCTCAAGAATTAATGAATCGGTATAAGAAACATCTTATTGTTCCAATGACAATTTATAAGTCTAAAAATTTCAACTACATATTAAATGGATTTCGAAGTATTGATCGAGATACTTTTCATTTTTGCCTCTTAGCATCAGAAGAGACAATCAAAAAACGAATTGAAAAACGTGGAGATAAATTTGATGTTTGGTACCAGAAGCAAACAAACGCGGGTGTAATTGCATTTAAAGATATTAAATTTGAAGAACATATTGACACAGATAATAAAGAAACAGAAGAAGTTATAAGAATAATTCTAAGAAAGATTTCAAAAATCAATGTATAA
- a CDS encoding phosphotransferase enzyme family protein translates to MEKHVKELFTWKVLNEAAQKFNIVESSLKDLEGFQNFVYFGKSNETSVVLRVTHKSHRSEEEILSEIDFINYLSKNNVSVSKAVNSIDGEFVEKIDNGEFYATSFEFSSGRKARIAEESNLFYQIVGNYTGRMHNLSKKLNPIDDLNRRKWHEKEFLINMKKYLPAELSYVIDKYEILKNELSRLPKNTDSYGIIHGDLNHGNYLNVDDDVVFIDFDEAEYSWFVSDIAIPLFYEIPIPWVIDGKQRLEITKRYYNNFMDGYVKENTIDQAWLKLIPDFINLRQFGVVSAIYRSYNFHNYDNWSDWDKEALKFYLNNIKNDIPYIEMDFCR, encoded by the coding sequence ATGGAAAAGCATGTTAAAGAGCTTTTTACCTGGAAAGTGCTTAATGAGGCGGCTCAAAAGTTTAATATTGTTGAATCAAGTCTTAAAGACTTAGAAGGGTTCCAAAACTTTGTTTATTTTGGGAAGTCAAATGAAACAAGTGTTGTTCTCCGGGTAACACATAAATCACATCGAAGTGAAGAAGAGATTTTATCTGAAATTGATTTTATTAATTACTTGTCTAAAAATAATGTATCTGTTTCAAAAGCTGTGAACTCTATTGATGGGGAATTTGTAGAGAAAATAGATAATGGGGAATTTTATGCAACTTCTTTTGAGTTTTCTAGTGGACGAAAGGCTAGAATTGCTGAAGAAAGCAATTTATTCTATCAAATAGTTGGTAATTATACAGGAAGAATGCATAATCTTTCAAAGAAATTAAATCCAATAGATGATTTAAATAGGAGAAAATGGCATGAAAAAGAGTTCCTTATCAATATGAAAAAGTATTTACCCGCGGAACTTTCTTATGTAATTGACAAATACGAAATTCTGAAAAATGAACTCAGCCGGCTTCCCAAGAATACTGATTCATATGGGATTATCCATGGAGATTTAAATCATGGGAATTATTTGAACGTAGACGATGATGTAGTCTTTATTGATTTTGATGAAGCCGAATACAGTTGGTTTGTTAGTGATATTGCTATTCCTTTATTCTATGAAATTCCGATCCCTTGGGTAATAGATGGAAAACAAAGGTTAGAGATAACCAAGAGGTATTATAATAATTTCATGGATGGGTATGTAAAAGAAAATACAATTGATCAAGCATGGTTAAAATTAATACCTGATTTTATTAATCTTAGGCAGTTTGGAGTAGTTTCAGCGATTTATAGAAGTTATAATTTTCATAATTATGACAACTGGAGTGATTGGGACAAAGAAGCGTTGAAATTTTATTTGAACAATATCAAGAATGATATCCCTTATATTGAAATGGATTTTTGTAGGTAG
- a CDS encoding Cthe_2314 family HEPN domain-containing protein, whose amino-acid sequence MKGGDQKYYQLMLKKINKFTLIQEHRLYKEEQILMMSPDLFIVRNGLNWVIRVNKLIRHYEYCLINAIEFAQEIKIPIEETDNRDSYSFHLENAVYRQLVLWDMYAKLLNETYALGLKRDELSIWDVIRSMRSSREPYQRRLAKELKKYCNGAFHQYVRNYLRNTFAHNGDPHGKLIFHYYGDNGMLQPDDGFILPDHPIKELRYLIIDFIKLHRFLNKINQQIKKIMLEKTILIEYHFETLCGREITDGRHIPITILQELHEIWEISDTDEACEECRLLANNHSLKYCKPVKFVYHRINEPEGTISITMKS is encoded by the coding sequence ATGAAGGGTGGAGACCAAAAATATTATCAGTTGATGTTAAAAAAAATTAATAAATTCACTTTAATTCAAGAGCATAGATTGTACAAAGAAGAGCAAATATTGATGATGTCACCAGACCTTTTTATTGTAAGGAACGGACTGAACTGGGTCATTAGAGTGAACAAACTCATTAGGCATTACGAATATTGTTTAATTAATGCAATTGAATTTGCCCAAGAGATAAAAATACCGATTGAAGAAACTGATAATAGGGATAGTTATTCATTCCATTTAGAGAATGCAGTATATAGACAATTGGTTCTTTGGGATATGTATGCGAAATTGTTGAATGAAACATATGCTCTAGGTCTTAAGCGTGATGAACTTTCTATTTGGGATGTTATAAGATCCATGAGAAGTTCTCGAGAACCTTATCAAAGAAGATTGGCTAAAGAGTTAAAGAAATATTGTAATGGAGCGTTTCATCAGTATGTAAGAAATTATTTGCGTAATACTTTTGCACATAATGGCGATCCACACGGCAAACTAATTTTTCATTACTATGGTGATAATGGCATGTTACAGCCTGATGATGGTTTCATATTGCCAGATCACCCTATAAAGGAATTGAGGTATTTAATTATAGACTTTATTAAATTACATAGATTTCTTAATAAAATCAATCAACAAATCAAAAAGATAATGTTGGAAAAGACAATACTAATTGAGTACCATTTTGAAACACTTTGTGGAAGGGAAATTACTGATGGTAGGCATATACCCATTACTATTTTACAAGAACTCCATGAAATATGGGAAATATCCGATACAGATGAAGCATGTGAAGAGTGTAGATTGCTTGCAAACAATCATAGTCTTAAATACTGTAAACCAGTAAAATTTGTTTACCATAGAATTAATGAGCCTGAAGGAACTATTAGTATTACAATGAAGTCTTGA
- a CDS encoding Gfo/Idh/MocA family protein has product MAKDGMFYAPKSLKKEVVCGPGEFVIAAVALDHGHIYGMVGGLVEAGATLKWVYDPDPAKVEAFRKQFPQAQIAASEADVLADDEVQLVAGAAIPSERAPLGMRVMAAGKDYFTDKAPFTTLDQLALAREEVKRTGKKYMVYYSERLHVESAIYAGQLIEQGAIGKVVQVMGTGPHRLNAGGRPEWFFQHEKYGGILCDIGSHQIEQFLTFASCTDAEVAFSRVNNFNHPQFPELEDFGETSLIGNNGASGYFRVDWFTPDGLGTWGDGRTVILGTDGYIELRKYIDVARESEGDQVYLVNHEGEYRYSVKGQVGYPFFGELIRDCLDRTEIAMTQEHAFKAAELCLIAQHKAMSERVVWSSGAK; this is encoded by the coding sequence ATGGCTAAAGACGGCATGTTTTATGCACCAAAGAGTCTGAAAAAAGAGGTCGTATGCGGTCCAGGTGAATTTGTTATTGCTGCTGTGGCGTTGGACCATGGACATATCTACGGTATGGTTGGCGGGCTGGTGGAGGCTGGGGCAACACTCAAATGGGTATACGATCCTGATCCAGCTAAAGTCGAGGCTTTTCGGAAACAGTTCCCGCAGGCACAGATTGCGGCATCTGAAGCGGATGTACTTGCCGATGACGAAGTGCAGCTCGTAGCCGGAGCAGCCATACCATCGGAACGTGCGCCACTCGGCATGAGAGTCATGGCCGCAGGTAAAGACTATTTTACGGACAAAGCCCCTTTTACTACACTGGATCAACTGGCCCTTGCGCGTGAAGAGGTTAAACGCACTGGGAAAAAGTACATGGTCTACTATAGTGAGCGTCTGCACGTAGAAAGTGCGATCTATGCCGGACAACTGATCGAACAGGGAGCCATCGGCAAGGTTGTTCAGGTTATGGGAACGGGGCCGCATCGATTGAATGCGGGTGGTCGGCCTGAATGGTTCTTCCAGCATGAAAAGTATGGCGGCATCCTTTGTGATATTGGAAGTCATCAGATCGAGCAGTTTCTGACCTTTGCTTCGTGTACGGATGCAGAAGTGGCGTTCAGTCGGGTGAATAACTTCAATCATCCACAATTCCCGGAACTGGAGGACTTTGGCGAAACATCACTCATCGGCAACAACGGGGCTTCCGGTTACTTCCGGGTAGACTGGTTTACACCGGATGGTCTGGGTACCTGGGGCGATGGGCGAACGGTTATTTTGGGAACGGACGGATACATTGAGCTGCGCAAGTATATCGACGTGGCCAGAGAGTCTGAAGGCGATCAGGTGTACCTGGTTAACCATGAAGGGGAATACCGTTATAGCGTCAAAGGACAGGTCGGTTATCCATTCTTCGGTGAACTGATCCGGGACTGTCTGGATCGAACAGAGATTGCAATGACACAGGAACATGCGTTCAAAGCGGCGGAACTCTGCTTGATTGCGCAGCATAAGGCAATGAGTGAGAGAGTGGTATGGAGTAGTGGTGCGAAGTAA